One Natrinema marinum genomic window carries:
- a CDS encoding DUF6684 family protein → MSRRAFDAEIALDLAVNAIPFLIVGFFVVVFALFNPWGFDPLQSTVQFAILVTTMVLLAVVTLVAARVIETDDRTRGDSPEG, encoded by the coding sequence ATGAGCCGACGCGCCTTCGACGCCGAGATTGCGCTCGATCTCGCAGTCAACGCGATCCCGTTCCTGATCGTCGGCTTCTTCGTCGTCGTCTTCGCGCTGTTCAACCCGTGGGGGTTCGATCCGCTCCAGTCGACGGTCCAGTTCGCCATCCTCGTGACGACGATGGTGTTGCTGGCGGTCGTGACCCTCGTCGCGGCCAGGGTGATCGAAACCGACGACCGCACGCGAGGCGATTCGCCCGAGGGCTGA
- a CDS encoding DUF7541 family protein, producing the protein MSDHSRQVGTERTDAARPWPLLVALGLAGSEVGLVVGLLPVAVAGLVVFAASVAGILADANYVDRPVAVAARLGVAFALGGAALIAHGTGTVPIALLEPLSGLPSRGVALVGAGLVTITGAGLVRRRRSEEGTENASDRRLSP; encoded by the coding sequence ATGTCCGATCACTCGAGGCAGGTCGGGACCGAGCGGACCGACGCCGCGCGGCCGTGGCCGCTCTTGGTGGCTCTCGGACTCGCCGGGTCGGAGGTCGGACTCGTCGTGGGCCTTCTCCCCGTCGCCGTCGCCGGCCTCGTCGTCTTCGCCGCGAGCGTCGCCGGGATCCTCGCGGACGCCAACTACGTCGACCGCCCCGTCGCCGTCGCGGCCAGACTCGGCGTCGCTTTCGCGCTCGGCGGCGCGGCCCTGATCGCCCACGGCACGGGAACGGTTCCGATCGCCCTCCTCGAGCCCCTCTCGGGGCTGCCGAGCCGCGGCGTCGCGCTCGTCGGAGCCGGCCTCGTGACGATAACCGGGGCCGGGCTCGTGCGGAGACGGCGAAGCGAGGAGGGAACCGAAAACGCCAGCGACCGCAGATTATCGCCATGA